A stretch of the Papaver somniferum cultivar HN1 chromosome 6, ASM357369v1, whole genome shotgun sequence genome encodes the following:
- the LOC113290434 gene encoding NAC transcription factor 29-like: protein MGDKKLKDYKGKSAFVHDDEPEVINQEPIQHPPRIQHPNLPPGFKLQPSDDELVSYYIKNKIKDPTRFRPSFIPDTNIYDYHPEELLEGNKDMDAYFFSARNKKYQNGTKADRSVKKDQGHWRMGSKTKEIPGVNGRTIVGYKNSLRFYVGKNKKDAIGTNWQMKEYVMCGDKEKVGCSSNNMRLDDWVICRVHWHENGKRTESTAEVDSDGNDGNSINSTCNKKRRIEKERKGGKGQAGIKIEGQENVATSSNVPGPVPHRQYINQFNYHNPQFVGNNFTHSVMPSNSMLSIQHHPHNNYQYQFGGYSGMFHQQHQQQQDQQFEQHQQQPHQQFEQQYQQFGI from the exons ATGGGAGACAAAAAGCTTAAAGACTACAAGGGTAAGAGTGCTTTTGTTCACGACGACGAACCAGAAGTCATCAATCAAGAACCCATTCAACATCCTCCTCGGATTCAGCACCCAAATCTTCCACCCGGTTTCAAGCTTCAGCCAAGCGATGATGAGTTGGTGTCTTATTACATAAAGAACAAGATTAAAGATCCTACTCGTTTTCGACCTTCTTTTATCCCTGACACAAATATTTACGATTATCATCCTGAAGAGCTGTTAG AAGGAAACAAAGACATGGATGCTTATTTCTTTTcagcaagaaataaaaaatatcaaaatggGACAAAAGCTGATCGAAGTGTCAAAAAAGACCAAGGACACTGGAGAATGGGATCAAAAACTAAAGAGATTCCAGGAGTTAACGGAAGGACAATTGTTGGTTATAAGAATAGCCTTAGGTTCTACGTGGGTAAGAATAAAAAAGATGCTATTGGAACAAATTGGCAGATGAAAGAATATGTCATGTGTGGCGATAAAGAAAAAGTAGgatgcagcagcaacaacatgagGCTGGATGATTGGGTTATATGCCGGGTCCACTGGCACGAGAACGGCAAACGAACTGAATCCACTGCTGAGGTTGATAGTGACGGTAATGATGGAAATAGTATCAACAGTACTTGCAATAAGAAGCGGAGgatagaaaaagaaagaaaaggtggCAAAGGGCAAGCTGGTATTAAAATTGAAGGACAAGAGAATGTCGCAACGTCCTCAAACGTGCCTGGACCAGTTCCCCATCGTCAGTATATAAATCAGTTTAATTATCATAATCCTCAGTTTGTAGGTAACAACTTTACGCATTCTGTGATGCCCTCAAATTCCATGCTAAGTATTCAACATCATCCTCATAATAATTATCAGTACCAATTTGGTGGTTACTCGGGGATGTTTCACCAACAGCATCAGCAACAACAGGATCAACAATTTGAACAACATCAGCAACAGCCGCATCAACAATTTGAACAACAGTACCAGCAATTTGGCATATAG
- the LOC113285405 gene encoding homeobox protein 13-like, producing MVKDKLTCLGLKPEFGVKIYWDLDLIACELDFFDMWRDAKPDQWGYVTLTVEILGSSCVDMGAGISNVSTPKNNNPQFGNSINNSCNKRQRIEKERKDGQGQAGIKIEGHENATMSEPVHHRQYGDQFNYYNPQFAGNNFAHSVLSSPSIQHHQNNYHYQFGGYSGTFHQQHQQQPHQQFEQQPQQHYYMSNNIRNINYIYTKQINKSEQQHQQFEQQQQQHYYMNNNIRNINYIHTKEINKSEDSAPK from the coding sequence ATGGTAAAGGATAAATTGACATGTTTGGGTCTGAAGCCAGAATTTGGTGTGAAAATATATTGGGATTTAGATTTGATTGCTTGTGAATTAGACTTTTTTGACATGTGGAGAGATGCAAAGCCTGATCAATGGGGGTATGTTACATTAACAGTTGAAATCCTTGGTTCTAGTTGTGTTGATATGGGTGCTGGTATTAGTAATGTGTCAACACCAAAGAATAATAATCCTCAGTTTGGAAATAGTATCAACAATTCTTGCAATAAGAGGCAGAGgatagaaaaagaaagaaaagatggcCAAGGGCAAGCAGGTATTAAAATTGAAGGTCATGAGAATGCCACAATGTCTGAACCAGTTCACCATCGTCAGTATGGAGATCAGTTTAATTATTATAATCCTCAGTTTGCAGGTAACAACTTTGCGCATTCTGTGCTGTCCTCCCCAAGTATTCAACATCATCAGAATAATTATCACTACCAATTTGGTGGTTATTCAGGGACGTTTCACCAACAGCATCAGCAACAACCGCATCAACAATTTGAACAACAGCCGCAACAACATTATTACATGAGCAATAACATTAGAAACATCAACTATATATACACAAAGCAAATCAACAAAAGTGAACAACAGCACCAGCAATttgaacaacagcagcaacaacattatTACATGAACAATAACATTAGAAACATCAACTATATacatacaaaggaaatcaacaaaAGTGAAGACTCTGCCCCGAAGTAA
- the LOC113290435 gene encoding uncharacterized protein LOC113290435, with translation MGSKDRNFWLTDIGGRFRDLHILGCKAGTSGDAFMAMVKTRLVNEQGMNSTLELFLFNDEEGNACDKCESEEMFISFWNKGKVNKDNLVRLWFTPIIPTPSVREWGYVYDASSVSGVSGVTNYISPVRKKTVSKRVEVRRSPRLNKTATVSGLKDMKPTRLDFEHEEQVELTQASVADNHVHESQSIPTQSSVAANHVQGYEDDQVNLPNVHQDECHPDDKPDFLFKDYDEEEDGEDESEDESGDDSEEETQEQMNYEDWVSMCARGIDVGNDPDDCNEDFNVGGFYEEQSAPVNASSDEDLPSQEVTQEEEAKWEEDFGQHLNEPQRLEMINEDTPEVTPGEISTGMAFGSMQAYKDHLREYAVLKHRDFKVKKGDKIRHYSYCAYRDAQKCAWMVNARKVPEKDDMTVTVRECNIEHTCKNPNEDYSRKCNAKFVAKYLLKTMDVASPVEKADDIAKKIIRPQLQTEIPKWVARHARRLVLAERDGTFETCYKKTPQLVIAATSLNPRSIGHFSWSRDDKDNRFESLILAYNAQIKGFMNGCRMVIGLDGAHLTGKFGGVMLSATGIDAQNGVFPLCMMICMGETEENWFMMLKEMRKRIPDMAGLTFISDRMKGILESTGINILHPHRLRDKGRPCVKRKKSWYEKNKQPKRVTKCSVCKGLDHNILTCQGPPVGSNPKKKGVRMECSVNGDEFCITAAPTKKMRKALSAPTTATTSASKTATADVPPFSKGKEAATTPSSSTAGSQKKCKATAPSSSAAVDVGSKRKVPSTSSTPSSACFNQIFNGTVNISSQTINITEPSSKRVRKPNSKYQQ, from the exons ATGGGTAGCAAGGATAGGAATTTCTGGTTAACTGATATAGGTGGCCGGTTTAGAGACTTGCATATTCTTGGTTGTAAAGCTGGTACCAGTGGAGATGCTTTTATGGCTATGGTAAAGACTAGGTTGGTGAATGAACAAGGTATGAATTCTACACTTGAACTGTTTTTATTTAATGATGAAGAAGGGAATGCATGTGATAAGTGTGAATCAGAAGAAATGTTTATTTCATTTTGGAACAAAGGGAAAGTAAATAAAGATAATTTGGTCAGACTGTGGTTCACTCCAATTATACCTACTCCTTCAGTGAGAGAATGGGGTTATGTTTATGATGCTTCCAGTGTTAGTGGGGTAAGTGGTGTGACTAATTATATCAGCCCAGTGAGGAAGAAAACTGTTAGTAAAAGGGTAGAGGTTAGGAGGAGTCCAAGACTTAATAAGACTGCTACTGTTAGTGGGCTTAAAGATATGAAACCAACAAGACTTGATTTTGAGCATGAAGAGCAAGTGGAATTGACACAAGCATCTGTTGCTGACAACCATGTTCATGAATCTCAAAGTATTCCTACACAGTCATCTGTTGCAGCCAACCATGTACAGGGGTATGAAGATGACCAGGTGAATTTGCCTAATGTACATCAAGATGAGTGTCATCCTGATGACAAGCCTGACTTTCTCTTTAAGGACTATGATGAGGAAGAGGATGGTGAAGATGAAAGTGAGGATGAGAGTGGAGATGATAGTGAAGAAGAAACACAAGAACAGATGAATTATGAAGATTGGGTTTCTATGTGTGCTAGGGGTATAGATGTTGGTAATGACCCTGATGATTGTAATGAAGATTTCAATGTAGGTGGCTTTTATGAAGAGCAGAGTGCACCAGTGAATGCatcttcagatgaagatcttcccAGCCAAGAAGTCACTCAAGAGGAAGAAGCTAAGTGGGAAGAAGATTTTGGTCAGCATTTAAATGAACCACAACGTCTAGAAATGATAAATGAAGATACTCCTGAGGTCACACCTGGTGAAATAAGTACTGGTATGGCTTTTGGAAGTATGCAAGCTTATAAGGATCATTTAAGAGAATATGCAGTGTTGAAACACAGGGATTTTAAGGTGAAGAAAGGAGATAAAATCAGACACTATTCTTACTGTGCTTACAGGGATGCCCAAAAGTGTGCTTGGATGGTGAATGCAAGAAAGGTACCAGAGAAAGATGATATGACAGTCACAGTCAGAGAATGCAACATAGAACACACTTGtaaaaatcccaatgaagactaCAGCAGAAAATGCAATGCAAAATTTGTAGCTAAGTACTTGTTGAAGACGATGGATGTTGCTTCACCAGTGGAGAAGGCAGATGATATAGCTAAGAAAATCATTAGACCTCAGTTGCAAACTGAAATACCAAAATGGGTTGCTCGTCATGCAAGG AGATTGGTGCTAGCAGAAAGGGATGGAACATTTGAGACTTGTTACAAAAAAACACCACAATTGGTCATAGCTGCTACCTCATTGAACCCAAGGAGCATAGGTCATTTCAGCTGGTCCAGAGATGATAAAGATAACAGATTTGAGAGTCTCATTTTGGCGTATAATGCACAGATAAAAGGTTTTATGAATGGTTGTAGGATGGTTATTGGGTTAGATGGAGCTCACCTAACTGGTAAGTTTGGTGGTGTGATGCTTTCAGCAACAGGTATAGATGCTCAGAATGGGGTATTTCCTTTATGTATGATGATTTGTATGGGTGAAACTGAAGAAAATTGGTTTATGATGTTAAAAGAAATGAGAAAAAGGATACCAGATATGGCTGGACTGACCTTTATTTCTGATAGAATGAAGGGAATTCTTGAATCA ACTGGTATCAACATTCTACATCCACACAGATTGAGAGATAAGGGAAGACCTTGTGTCAAGAGAAAGAAGTCTTGGTATGAGAAGAACAAGCAGCCCAAAAGAGTAACAAAGTGCAGTGTATGTAAAGGTCTTGATCATAACATCCTTACCTGTCAAGGTCCTCCAGTTGGTTCTAATCCAAAGAAGAAAGGAGTTAGAATGGAATGTTCTGTTAATGGAGATGAGTTTTGTATTACTGCTGCACCaacaaagaagatgaggaaggcCTTGTCTGCACCAACTACTGCAACAACATCTGCATCAAAGACTGCTACTGCTGATGTACCACCATTTTCAAAGGGTAAGGAAGCTGCTACTACACCATCTTCTTCTACAGCTGGTTCCCAGAAAAAGTGTAAGGCAACTGCACCATCCTCCTCCGCTGCAGTTGATGTTGGATCTAAAAGGAAGGTACCATCTACTTCTTCTACACCTTCTAGTGCCTGTTTTAACCAGATTTTTAATGGTACTGTTAACATTTCTAGCCAAACAATCAACATTACCGAACCATCATCAAAAAGGGTTAGAAAACCTAACTCcaagtatcaacaatag